The DNA segment CCTTCATCCAGGCCCTGGTTCGCCGGATCCGGGGTCTGCTCCGACAGCCCAagagctgagacacacacacaaacacagagactgGCCAAGACTTCAATTTCCCCCTGATTCAATGAAAACCTCTGCCAAGCATAGAAGACGAGCAACTCCAGGAAAAACCCCAAGGACTGAGACTTTTTTCAATCAATACGCTTTTTCTTGCAACATCCTTTTTACCGAcctgtcccagctcctctctggaGTATTATGGGATGTCACTACCATCACAACACGTGCTACATTCTGTGTGATCAATCTTAAGTATGTTTGACTAACGTTGTGCAAGAGGTGAGAAATCTAACTTGCAGAACAAATTTAATATGGAAGTTTTACTCGTTAAAGGAAGTATTTGATatggttttgtttgatttgatcttttttttcttttgtgaaaataaacattttctatGTCTGTTAAATTCGTGTCTTGTTCACACCAACCAAACAGCAAACCTCCTAAATTAAACCAGTAAACAAGCAGAGGTTTTAGGTTCTAATGTTAAACTGGAGTCAGTGTCTCCTGATGTGTAGTTGTGAGTTTACACgtttatgaaaagaaaactacTTCCTGGTTCAATTCCCTGTTTCACAGCCACATTCTCACTCTGCTGGAACTTCTCAGTTTGTCAGACGAGCTTTAGGTGAATAcaaattttattgtatttgtcaCTTACATCTTTTGTACAGGGTTTCTGTGGGGTcctaaaactttaaataaaaagatctgAAATTTAGTTCCTAGGGTCACTACGAGAAAATCTTTTATGTAGCTTTTCGTAGTTGTTTCTTAATGATCCAGATATTAAcacgtaataaaacaaataagacCAACGTGACCGTGATAACTGATCATCTACAAGTTAACTGGACTTGTCAGTGAGAAAGACTTGATTCCTACTGTCTCTAGTTTGAGGGATAAGGTGGTGTTTCAAGTTATTCTCTACTCACCTACTTCACCTTATATTTACTTATGGGGAAGCGTAAGTAAATCTGTGACTCTGATTTTCCTTGAGACTTAAATCTTACTCATCATGATCTCCCAAAGTCTTACATTAAACTGGTTGAAACCTCACCCTGTCATAGTATCGACCGTTCCTGACAAACAGCAACTACTACAACGACTTCACCCATTTTTAGAATCATGACTCACTATGAAAATCCTCATCAGGAGAGAAGCAAAATGAGGAAACAAGACAAGATGCTTCTTTGTGAAAGTAGCATCACAAAGTGACTCACACTGAAGTTACTCATAAAGTCAAATCACGTTACAAATGAGCTTGGCGCACATGTTATATTTCATtatgctgttttatttctttgaagGGACACTTTATAGGACTGTAAAGTGCGTAGATTCTCAATCCTTtgggggggaggagaagaagggacaTGAAATCAGGATATACATTCAGATCCAACAGATGGGGATGTTTTGTGCTcttggtttttcctttttttgaatactgaggaggaggaggagttcagGGGGCCGAGCAACAGCATCGAGTACAAGAGGATGTCGTGAATGAAGAGAAGCTCACTGTGGAGAATATAGGCACATTTTCCCCCTTTAGTCCTTCCAGCGCTGCGACTGGTCGTTGTCCCGCTGAAGGGCCGAGGTGATGCGTTTGTAGAGTTAGTGGAAATACATCTGctcatagaaaaaaacaaaacatctgcctacttcttcttcttcttcttcttcttcgtggACAGCGAGGGAACAAATGTTGTGCTACTATCAACAGATCATGCTCGTCATTCTCtataaattacttttttaaataataattacagcattaaaagtacatttacatttctccCGCGACAGCTTGTTCACTGTCTGAGATTGTGCTGCATTCGCATGTGAAGAGAATCTCTCTCCACATGAACTGAggtctgctgctgtggagctggaCGACGGTTTGAGGTTTATCATCCATCACTTTCTATGATATATTAAAACCACCACTGTGATATTTTAATACAAACTGCACTGTTCAGGCTGTGGGGGGAGCAGCCGATGATGAaacacaattaattaattaagatTTGTCTATTTACGCCATTGTCTTTAATATTGAAACTATTATTTTAAAAGAGACATTCCAGACCAAGCTGTAAGAACTGTTTTAACATCTAAAACTTTAATGCAGATACAGGaatttctgtcactttctgtaacataaGATTCTACAATGGACGTTATTTCAGGCACATTAAGACGACTGGTATCTATATCTAGTTTGagcaatttagtgcagcttgattgaatagCCCAGGCTCAGCCATAAGCATGAAGTAGACCACGCTTCATTAGGGAACAGGATACAGTACTtctaagtatatttaaaagcaagtacttcCTGTCTTTTACTGAAGTAGAAAAGTTGATGTGGTACTTTTGCTTGAGTATAttcaaaaatctatttattcCTATTcttatctatccatctatatatatTCAAAACTGGTTTAATTTGCAAATTCGTAGAATGGGTGCATCCAGCTtcagagcagacagacacatcAGCTCATCCAGAGTTTGATTAGGCTGAGTGAAGAGAGAAATTATCTTTTATCTCCTTCATGTTCTCACTTTTTAAACCATCGTCTTTAGCAAAGAAAAAGCGGCAGAATATTGAGAAATGATTAATATCATACTTAGATGGTTTTCTGATTTCtgtacattaaaaacacacgtGTTCCTTTTCAAAAaacgaaaaaacaaaacatttatactATACATGTACACAGCTGAGTCACAGCACCAGCAGACATAGTTTGAACCGTCTTTCAGCTTTGATTCACGTCCTGTCGTCCTCTGGCTCAGGAGGATTTGGCCGAGGTCCCTGAAGACTGTAGAGTTTAAGCTGTTCTTACTTAACAGTGCGAGTCTTAGGGACTTCCAAGAAACTCCGCTGCTCTAGTGTTGATTGTACCAGAGATCCTTTAGTTATCCAGCACAGCTCTGAATCAAAGTTTAGGAGAAAATCCAGGAGGAAACTGGGGAAACAGGAGAGCTACGAGGAAAGGCAGCTTATCCAGCACTGATTTCTTTTTGTCCACTTAATCTTTAGAAGTCAGATTCCAAGACGCCATGGAGACGCACCCCCGCTCATCCCGTCTTTCTCGAGCAATACAACAGCAGAAGTTCGACAGAGGAAAGGCCTCTATGAGCTGTCGGTCGCCGCCTCCTGGGTGCTGTGGTCCTCAGTCACGTTTGCATTGGTGCCGTTGGTGGGGGGGCACTCTGGCACCTCTCCCGTCACCGCCACCCGGATGACTTTCAGCCAGCGCTGCTTGAGCTCCTCGGTTTCAGCAGAGAAGTTGTGGACGGACTTGGACTGGGAGAGGCGGAAGCTGGCCGGCGTGTCTGTGGGCCGGACGCTGTCGTCCACGGAGTAACCCAGGAGGGGGATTGTGCACTGGGCCTTCACGTCCTGGGGGGGAGAGAAGACCGTTATCCATATGATTGATTTCAAATTAATAAtctttttgtgggggggggggtgaacttTTGTTCGTGGTGTTTTACCTGTGGAGCTCCGTAGAGGTAGAGCACCAGACATTCCTTCTCAGGGATCACGCACCAAACCTTCTGCCAGGGTTTGTTCTTCTCGCAGTACTGCAGGAAGCCACACATGATGCTGCTGCCGGAGAACTGAGCTGCCTCGATCTGCACAGGAGGAACGACACAACATCAGATTAAACTCGATGATAGATGTATCTGTATCCAAAcacgttttcacccctgtcagtaGGTTAGTTTGTATGATTGtcggcaggattacacaaaaactagtGAATGGATTTGGAcaaaactcggtggaaggatcaGACAAGGgccaagaaagaaaacaatttaaagcAGAACACCTTCGTTAACATTcacacagatttcccagggaataattcatgggtcttgatcTAAATTCTAGTTGTCAATGCATCCTCTTTACCTCCAGTATTCCCTTCTTCTTCCCCTCAGCTACTGTCTCTCCTTTCAGGATGGAGAAACAGTCCTTGCAGACTTTGTTCGTCTTGTTGTTGTCGTATTCGAGCTGCACCTTGTTGTCTGAACATTTCCAGCACACCACCTGGAGGAGACGGGAAGACGAGATCGGTCAGTCTCCCAGGTGATGAAGAGACGTCACACTGATCCACATGAGAGCTTCTGGGTTTACAGTTGTACTCGTGAGGTTTTTGCTCCACTGCCGCTCTCTGTTCATGCATTATGCAAAAAATGTTACTTACATATCCGCAGGCTCTGCAGTGGTGTCTCCGCCGCGTCAGAGCGTTGAAAGGCTCTTTACACATCATGCACATCGTCACTTCATTGTCGCGGATCCATCGAGGGGCACGCTTCCCCAGCTCCGCTTTCtgtattaaaataaagacagaggTCAATGCGACGGCTCGGAGAAGTTCAACTTTGAGCGAACAGTTCTGTGACGTGACACTTACCGACACGTCCTCCACATCTTTCAATGCGTTCTTGAAGGACTCGTTCTTTTGCTGGAAGATCTCAATGGTCTTCCTGAAAGCCTGGAGGATAAAAAATCAGCATTGAAATCATTCTGAACAACCTTTTGAAGTAAGAAAATCATGTAAAAAACCATTGTGATTGTATCGTATGTACCTTGATCCAGTCGGCCTTGTCTTGTTCGGAGctgagaaggaaaaacaaaagacagaataaGCGACAAAAACCAATAAATTGTTATAATTACACCAACATGGCAATTAGCTGAGGTCAAAGAGCTTATTTAGATTtacaagatttaaaaatgaaccCTGGGTTTGGTCATTATACTGTACGAGGTACAAATTACATACAATTACATTCTTCAGTGCGGGAGGGGATGACATGTTTTGCACCTTTAACGTGGTTTGCATCAAAAATTCTACAATtacaaaaaaaggtttatttttaaataagtgtAAATCCTCTTTGAGCGTGTTGCTCACCTGGCCTGTAGCTCCAGCAACCTCTCCTTCCCCGACACCTGGAAGGTATGCGGGTAGTCCTCGTTGGTCGTTTCCAGGACCTTCATGCCGTCCACGCCGATTCGCGTCCTCACCGTGTACTTGGGTCCTCCCAGGCTGAACTTGGGCACGCAGTACAACAGCATGTTGTTGAACtgacaggagagaagaagaagaaacattaGAGTAAGAGTAAAGATCAGCGTTTTTCTAGTTTGGGTTTCTGGCCCGAAACTCTGCAGGAAAACTGAAACTACACAGGTGGGAGACATTCAGCCTGAAGCTAATAAGAAACAGGGAAAACATAATCATCTTGTAATCGTAGTAATAGAGATTTGCTAATGTGCCCCTGATGTATTCATACACAGACATGTTCCTGGCATTAAATGTTTCAATTGACTCGTGCAGGCGGAGTCTCGTCTCAGCATATTTCCCTGCAGGGCCCTTAATTAGACATGAGAATGTTCTTGTGCTCGGCTCGTTCTCTCACCAGGTAGAGGTATCTCTCCATGGCGGACGTGTTCCTGGCGGCCAGCTTCAGGATGTGGCCCTCTTTGATGAACTCGTTGGACGGGTGAAcgatgtcctcctcctctcccagcaACTCGTAAATCTCCAACAGTTTCTTCAGATTATCCTGAACAACGGATgggacattttttgtttgtttgttagtaacAGTCTGTTTTATAATCCTAAGGAAAAAGGTTCCAAACATCTGAACTTACAGATTTCCGTATGGCGCTGTTGGAGTGAGTCGCTGCTGTGGCGATGATTTCTAACGattctgaaaaaagaaaaggacgCGTTACCTAAATATGGCCTCAGAGAAATAAGAACGTCCCCCTGCAGTGAGATGATGAGACACTTACTTTCTGCATCTCGTCTGTCCGGGTCTTCCTCAGGCAGCTTCTTCAGATAGTCTTTAAGCAGCATCTCATATCGAGGGACTCGCTGCACGGGCTCCAGCATGTGATGCTGCAGCGTCAGGCTGCCACAGGCCTCGTGGGTCTGTCCAAAAATAACCAGTAAAACAAATTTTACTTCACTTAACACATTTGCAGCATGTTTGCATGTATGAAATATGCTTATCAGAAACTTTTCCAGACTGGATCCAGGTCCACGGTACCTGTATCTCCTGGATGGTGGACTTGAACTGAGGAGAGCGGTCGGACCATTGCTTCAGCAGCTCCATGGCCTTCTCGAAATTCTTCACGTACTCGGCGTACATCTTGAGGAAGGGTGTGAGTTTCTGCAGGATGTCCCCGATGCGAGGTTTCGACGCCCtgcagggggagggagggacagaggtAAGTCACTTATTGACATTAACAATCTATTGGTTTATTAATCTTAAAAATagtgagtgttttattttgtatacatGAGTTATTGGATAAAAAAGTGTTGTGCTTCATACAGAACATTCATCATCATCCGTATCATTTGTCGGACTCTCACCATTCTCCCATGCGTTTCTCCAGGTCTGGGAGCAGAAACTGGCTGTGGAAGGTGTGGATGGAGGAGATGTTGGAGAAGATGTTCTTCACCACGTCCACCGGGAACGTTCCCTTGTTGGCCTCCTCCATTAGCTTAGTACAGAACTGTTGAGGAGTCACACACAACACGGAGCTGATGAGCAACAAGTGGTTGAGAAGATGCATTTTTGCCGTAAAAGGGAAATGAAAACGGGAAAACTTGCTTTGTCGGTTTTTACATCACAGTTTCTCTGATGTGTAAATACGCTTTAGAGAAGTGAGGTGCAGATTTCACTGTGTTACCTGGTCCAGCAGGTTCAGTCTGGCTACATAGGccttctctgtctgcagcagctcgcTGGCGATCTTAAACAGCTTCTGTTCGTTCGTCTCCTGAAAATAACAAGAGCGTGTTTAAAATGAGTTTTTGAACAACATTGAATTATTAATGAAGCTGCGAATGAGCTCGTGGACGTGATCTGATTCTGTCAGCGTTCTCAACCTTTTCCGAGGCATGACCGACCAGTACGATCTGATGGGAGCTCACAAAGTTTCTCTGTGACACATGAAGCCAATTTAACAaatgaaagtcttttttttttgtgtagttTTGCCCACGCACTAACTCGTGTGCACACAACTTTTACTCTCACAAGCATTCGCAATGAAACCCACATTTTGCAGAAGTTTGGGATAAACTGTGTCGAGCTCGTGATTTCACTTCAGCTCAGTTTGGCAAACAACAGCATgtaacgtctgtgtgtgtctgtgtgtctgtgtgtgtgtgtgtgtgtgtgtgtgtgtgtgtgtgtgtgtgtgtgtgtgtgtgtgtgtgtgttattaaaaCTGTGGTGTGGCGAGGAGGGCCctcagaacaggaagtgaagagggGAAATGACaccaaatttaaataaagaaacaataaagTCTGAGACAGAGTTTGTGTGAGAGGCCAACCAGTACAGAAGTACTCGAAATAATTCCACCAGCTCGCTGACATGAAGTGTGACGTCTTTCTCGCCCGCCAGGAAAGTTAACACCACGATGTCCATGGAGGAATATTTCACACTATGCAACCCACCAAGGCAGTGGGGTAGAGATGTGAGTGTCCCGAGAGCAATTAGCTTTAGGTTTCTACATAATTCATCTGTCAGTACAGCCACGATTCTCTAATGAGTGTTTGACAGATGAgttcttgttttgtattttcaggcATATTATAtttcaggagaagaaaaaaacgcaAATCATTATGTTTTTAGACAGTTGAACATAGTATAGTGGTTTACGTTGTAGTTTTATCTTAAAGGTGCAGCCACAAGCTACTTTTCAGattgatattttacatgtttttataaaaaaggaCGAGAtaagctttaaaaacacaacacatttatattaaagCTCAAAACCTCTTCGTAGGCTTGAAACCTAGAAACTTACCACTTCCTCAAAAGACACTTTGCAtgcttcatttttttgtcttttttgaatTTGACCAGATTCTAAGTAGCTTTGTCAAATTTATGAGCAAACGGTTTCTTATTGTCACATCTGGCAGATATGAAACTACATTTGCATGCATCTGGAGGCATgattttatctctgtgtgttcatCTACTGTCTGCAGTGAGCTGAAACTTATCATAAAGTCTTctaaatcattttcattcattgcTTGAGGCCAAAAATTAGAATCAGGACGTCCACAGTTGGAGAAAGACTCAGATAAAAACCTCTGATCTGACTGATTGGAAGGGTTAAAGAAGTGTTTTAGAACCAGTCGAGATAAAGAGGAACCAGATCAAGATAAATACAAACTGTACAAATAACTTTGATGGGAAATTCAATCACGGGAACAAAGACACTCAGAAGTAATCCGGACTGGAATCGTCACATGACTCAATTGGCTGCTAGATTAGATTTACTGAGGGAACATGCGACGGCTCCAAAGTAAAAcaacaccagtgaaaacatgacGACGGTTATTCTAGCCGCTGCTCGtggctcttcctctctctctggagaCGGTTGTTTCCAGCGCTGAGAAAGACAGATTGATCCcaacctgagatatttataATCTGCAGATAACAGCAGCCAccacagggagtgtgtgtggggggggggcagtgaaaCGCAAAGTCAGCTGCTCAAACGTTTGGCATCTGAAAataaccccacacacacatacacacacagcagtgaggAACGACCATACACACTTTGTAACTCAATCTTTACAATGTCCGAGTGACCCAGAACTGAAGCAGATCAGAAGACTTTAATTACTCTGAAAGTCCAGAgtataaatacatgtttgtttgtccgAGGCTGCGCCGTCAGAGCAGCGAGACGGAACGAGGCTCTTAATacttcacacaaacaagatAAATCCGCTGTTTCATCACTGTACCTTTTGGTCTGTGCTCGCTTCTTCACTCCTGTGCTCGCTTTCTGTCGCGGCCCCactgtccttctcctcctcagcttctccaTCAGTCCTCCCTGTCTGTGGAGGTGAAGGATCCTCATCCTGCTCTGCTCCCCCGTCCCCCATATCTCCATTGACCAGCCCGGCGGTTTCTATCGTCACACTTCCGTTCTCTTGCTCCTTCTTATCCTCCTTCACCGGCTCCATCTGCGCTACCACCCCGTTGGCAGCCGGCTTGTGGTCATCCTTGAGCGCGGGGGTGTGGTTCTCCTGGTTCCTGTCGCTCTCCGTCTGCTTCGGGCTGGGCCGGTGGGCCGGGCTGCCGTTGGTCGACTTGCTGACAGCTTTGAGCGGTGAGGTGTCTCTCTTGTGCTCTGTGTTGCTGCAGGACCGGAGGCAAAAAAGGCAAAAGGGGGAAGTGGGTTAGCACAtcaacagaaaagagagagtttAACTAACGGCCTGAACCGAagacaaaaggagagaaacacaagatTACAGGAGGAGGTTGAGTAGCTGCTCTGCCCGGGCACGTTGATCTGGGAGTGTGGGACACGAGGGCGAGCAGAGAGCTTTtgcatgtgagtgtgagggttaaaaataaaatggtggAGATGCACAAACTTCCTTCTGTCTTGTGAGGCTGCGGAGAGGCTGCTGTAACGCAAatgaagcgtgtgtgtgtgtgtatgtatgtgtgcagaggaggaggaatggagGTACagtgagaaggaggaggaggaggaggaggagtacgACACAGCTCCCAAGAGTGTGATTGATGCTGTCCTACttacacacaaccacacgcacacacacacacacacacacacacacacacacacacacacacacacacacacacacacacacacgcacgcacacacacacacacagacacacacacagagagaacctGCTTTATACATTTAGCTGTAACATCACTTTCACTCTTTGCTTGAACATGAATGAAACGTTAACAGCAGTCTGCAGGAGACGATTTGAAATATAGCACAGGAatggaaaccacacacacacacacacgtacacacagacgtacacacacgtacaccattcagctgctcctgcttcctctcccgGCAGTCAGTCCAGCTGTTTCCCCATAAATGACCCTCCAGACTTCCACTGTTACAGCTACTGTAGCTCAGCTCAGTTGTGCTGATCCTCTGAGTTTAAAAAAACGGTGATAAATCATCAGATCTGAGCAGAAACCTCCAGCACTGAGAACATCCCCAGTTTTCGGCAGAAAATTAACAAAAGACGCTGCATCTCTATccaaaaaatgcaaaaaaaaaaatatatatatatatattcaggcTTCAGGGGACATTCACTGTTGCGCTGAGTGCGACTGTCTGGTCGAAACAGGAAGTCTGTATAAATAGAGGAACAACAACAGGCTGGTGAAACACTTCTGGGCTGACGGCCACTTGAcgtgtttaaaatgtgaaaaaaaggaTAATCTCCATTTGTCTGAGGTACACTGAATGTACCGTGATTAGCTGGAGGAGGATTgttaatacaacacacacacacacacacacacacacacacacacacacacacacacacacacacacacacacacacacacacacacacacacacacacacacacacacacacacacacacacacactctacagtTCCTCTAAAGCCTTCCAGTGCACGTCCAGTGTTTTCTAAACAGGCTGAACGAATCACAAGCTTCAACAACAGCTTCAGTTGCCATGTGGCTGTCGAGGCACCTTCGAGGCAGCCAACTGCCATGTGAACCAGATTAGTATATTAGTGGGCTAATTCTGTTCTCGGAAGCTGCGGgtcttttctcacttttctccCACTAGAGGGCTAATCCCCACAGCCCTGCCGGAGTGTGAACGGGACAGATTCACCACATCGCTCTTATTAACCTCGTTTCACTGTTGAAAATGCGACGACAGGTGCAGAGGACGCCCGGGAATGGGAATTCGATTTTGTAATCCTGCGTTCAGAGCTCAGAGACGGAGGTGAGTGAGTCTACAGAGTGAAGGGAGACTGAGTAGTGGGCTGCTACTGCCGGATATTGCTGGGCTCCACTGTATGAGGGGGACAAGGGCACCATTGTTGTGCCTCTCATCACCATCAACAGGCCACACTCACGTTTCCTGGGGCTGCAGCTCCAATCCAAACTTAACAGAACAAGACGTAAGacacaccaaaaaaaaggggggaaaccTTGTAGAAAAGTCTATTATCCTGGATCTGGACCTTAAAGGAAAGTTTAAATCTCCCTCTAACTGTAAAGGATCCACATAAAAGCAGAGACCTTTAAGTTTCTCAGAAAGCTCCTACCTCCTCCACCTGGGCTTCATCCCGCGACGCAGAGTCCTGTCCCACCACTGAATGAGGAGCCGCGTTTCCCCTCGTCGGTACAAATCTC comes from the Hippoglossus hippoglossus isolate fHipHip1 chromosome 6, fHipHip1.pri, whole genome shotgun sequence genome and includes:
- the fgd4a gene encoding FYVE, RhoGEF and PH domain-containing protein 4a isoform X8, coding for MKGDLYRRGETRLLIQWWDRTLRRGMKPRWRSNTEHKRDTSPLKAVSKSTNGSPAHRPSPKQTESDRNQENHTPALKDDHKPAANGVVAQMEPVKEDKKEQENGSVTIETAGLVNGDMGDGGAEQDEDPSPPQTGRTDGEAEEEKDSGAATESEHRSEEASTDQKETNEQKLFKIASELLQTEKAYVARLNLLDQEFCTKLMEEANKGTFPVDVVKNIFSNISSIHTFHSQFLLPDLEKRMGEWASKPRIGDILQKLTPFLKMYAEYVKNFEKAMELLKQWSDRSPQFKSTIQEIQTHEACGSLTLQHHMLEPVQRVPRYEMLLKDYLKKLPEEDPDRRDAEKSLEIIATAATHSNSAIRKSDNLKKLLEIYELLGEEEDIVHPSNEFIKEGHILKLAARNTSAMERYLYLFNNMLLYCVPKFSLGGPKYTVRTRIGVDGMKVLETTNEDYPHTFQVSGKERLLELQASSEQDKADWIKAFRKTIEIFQQKNESFKNALKDVEDVSKAELGKRAPRWIRDNEVTMCMMCKEPFNALTRRRHHCRACGYVVCWKCSDNKVQLEYDNNKTNKVCKDCFSILKGETVAEGKKKGILEIEAAQFSGSSIMCGFLQYCEKNKPWQKVWCVIPEKECLVLYLYGAPQDVKAQCTIPLLGYSVDDSVRPTDTPASFRLSQSKSVHNFSAETEELKQRWLKVIRVAVTGEVPECPPTNGTNANVTEDHSTQEAATDSS
- the fgd4a gene encoding FYVE, RhoGEF and PH domain-containing protein 4a isoform X7, giving the protein MEEGGGGGGGGGGGGGGGGGKTAVNRERAREKHSKVSDLISRFEENSNTEHKRDTSPLKAVSKSTNGSPAHRPSPKQTESDRNQENHTPALKDDHKPAANGVVAQMEPVKEDKKEQENGSVTIETAGLVNGDMGDGGAEQDEDPSPPQTGRTDGEAEEEKDSGAATESEHRSEEASTDQKETNEQKLFKIASELLQTEKAYVARLNLLDQEFCTKLMEEANKGTFPVDVVKNIFSNISSIHTFHSQFLLPDLEKRMGEWASKPRIGDILQKLTPFLKMYAEYVKNFEKAMELLKQWSDRSPQFKSTIQEIQTHEACGSLTLQHHMLEPVQRVPRYEMLLKDYLKKLPEEDPDRRDAEKSLEIIATAATHSNSAIRKSDNLKKLLEIYELLGEEEDIVHPSNEFIKEGHILKLAARNTSAMERYLYLFNNMLLYCVPKFSLGGPKYTVRTRIGVDGMKVLETTNEDYPHTFQVSGKERLLELQASSEQDKADWIKAFRKTIEIFQQKNESFKNALKDVEDVSKAELGKRAPRWIRDNEVTMCMMCKEPFNALTRRRHHCRACGYVVCWKCSDNKVQLEYDNNKTNKVCKDCFSILKGETVAEGKKKGILEIEAAQFSGSSIMCGFLQYCEKNKPWQKVWCVIPEKECLVLYLYGAPQDVKAQCTIPLLGYSVDDSVRPTDTPASFRLSQSKSVHNFSAETEELKQRWLKVIRVAVTGEVPECPPTNGTNANVTEDHSTQEAATDSS
- the fgd4a gene encoding FYVE, RhoGEF and PH domain-containing protein 4a isoform X2, which encodes MEEGGGGGGGGGGGGGGGGGKTAVNRERAREKHSKVSDLISRFEENSTEHKRDTSPLKAVSKSTNGSPAHRPSPKQTESDRNQENHTPALKDDHKPAANGVVAQMEPVKEDKKEQENGSVTIETAGLVNGDMGDGGAEQDEDPSPPQTGRTDGEAEEEKDSGAATESEHRSEEASTDQKETNEQKLFKIASELLQTEKAYVARLNLLDQEFCTKLMEEANKGTFPVDVVKNIFSNISSIHTFHSQFLLPDLEKRMGEWASKPRIGDILQKLTPFLKMYAEYVKNFEKAMELLKQWSDRSPQFKSTIQEIQTHEACGSLTLQHHMLEPVQRVPRYEMLLKDYLKKLPEEDPDRRDAEKSLEIIATAATHSNSAIRKSDNLKKLLEIYELLGEEEDIVHPSNEFIKEGHILKLAARNTSAMERYLYLFNNMLLYCVPKFSLGGPKYTVRTRIGVDGMKVLETTNEDYPHTFQVSGKERLLELQASSEQDKADWIKAFRKTIEIFQQKNESFKNALKDVEDVSKAELGKRAPRWIRDNEVTMCMMCKEPFNALTRRRHHCRACGYVVCWKCSDNKVQLEYDNNKTNKVCKDCFSILKGETVAEGKKKGILEIEAAQFSGSSIMCGFLQYCEKNKPWQKVWCVIPEKECLVLYLYGAPQDVKAQCTIPLLGYSVDDSVRPTDTPASFRLSQSKSVHNFSAETEELKQRWLKVIRVAVTGEVPECPPTNGTNANVTEDHSTQEAATDSS
- the fgd4a gene encoding FYVE, RhoGEF and PH domain-containing protein 4a isoform X6; protein product: MEKLESQFPVPTSAKALGSSPARDRNSAPSVQACLSRAGGGTNNKSRGGVNGRGPGGRPRLQSKPEVPPKPLHLQSPVTNLSSPLGRTKKPSLRRGMEEGGGGGGGGGGGGGGGGGKTAVNRERAREKHSKVSDLISRFEENSNTEHKRDTSPLKAVSKSTNGSPAHRPSPKQTESDRNQENHTPALKDDHKPAANGVVAQMEPVKEDKKEQENGSVTIETAGLVNGDMGDGGAEQDEDPSPPQTGRTDGEAEEEKDSGAATESEHRSEEASTDQKETNEQKLFKIASELLQTEKAYVARLNLLDQEFCTKLMEEANKGTFPVDVVKNIFSNISSIHTFHSQFLLPDLEKRMGEWASKPRIGDILQKLTPFLKMYAEYVKNFEKAMELLKQWSDRSPQFKSTIQEIQTHEACGSLTLQHHMLEPVQRVPRYEMLLKDYLKKLPEEDPDRRDAEKSLEIIATAATHSNSAIRKSDNLKKLLEIYELLGEEEDIVHPSNEFIKEGHILKLAARNTSAMERYLYLFNNMLLYCVPKFSLGGPKYTVRTRIGVDGMKVLETTNEDYPHTFQVSGKERLLELQASSEQDKADWIKAFRKTIEIFQQKNESFKNALKDVEDVSKAELGKRAPRWIRDNEVTMCMMCKEPFNALTRRRHHCRACGYVVCWKCSDNKVQLEYDNNKTNKVCKDCFSILKGETVAEGKKKGILEIEAAQFSGSSIMCGFLQYCEKNKPWQKVWCVIPEKECLVLYLYGAPQDVKAQCTIPLLGYSVDDSVRPTDTPASFRLSQSKSVHNFSAETEELKQRWLKVIRVAVTGEVPECPPTNGTNANVTEDHSTQEAATDSS